From the Theobroma cacao cultivar B97-61/B2 chromosome 2, Criollo_cocoa_genome_V2, whole genome shotgun sequence genome, one window contains:
- the LOC18610413 gene encoding sphinganine C4-monooxygenase 2: protein MASLGISYDMVLGSLMPVVVYWVYGGMYMVLGSCDNYRLHPKEDEDEKNFASKETVIKGVLWQQFRQFIATNLLYMMTGGSHGGASSAQPPSLTVIARQFVVAMLVFDTYQYFLHRYLHHNKFLYRHLHSKHHRLVVPYPFGAIYSHPIEGFLFDILGGSLAIFLSGMSPATSAFFSSFAAMKSVDDHCGLMLPGNPFHIFFENNTAYHDLHHQLYGGKYNFSQPFFAMWDRILGTHMPYSLEKREEGGFELQPAKECKND, encoded by the exons ATGGCTTCTTTGGGGATATCTTATGACATGGTGCTGGGCAGTTTGATGCCAGTTGTTGTGTATTGGGTTTATGGAGGAATGTACATGGTTTTAGGGTCTTGTGACAATTATAGATTGCATCCCAAGGAAGACGAGGATGAGAAGAATTTTGCTTCCAAAGAGACGGTCATCAAAGGCGTCCTTTGGCAACAATTCCGTCAGTTCATTGCGACCAACCTCTTGTATATG ATGACAGGAGGAAGTCATGGCGGGGCTTCGTCAGCGCAGCCACCTTCCCTTACTGTTATAGCTAGACAGTTTGTTGTAGCTATGCTGGTTTTCGATACTTACCAATATTTTCTTCACAGATACCTGCACCACAACAAGTTCTTGTACCGTCACCTCCACTCCAAGCATCATCGGCTGGTTGTTCCCTACCCATTCGGTGCTATCTACAGTCATCCGATCGAAGGGTTTCTCTTTGACATCCTCGGTGGGTCATTGGCTATTTTCCTCTCCGGTATGTCTCCTGCAACCTCAGCCTTTTTCTCCTCCTTCGCCGCCATGAAATCAGTGGACGACCACTGCGGGTTGATGCTCCCTGGGAATCCCTTCCACATCTTCTTTGAGAACAACACCGCCTACCATGATCTCCACCATCAGCTTTACGGTGGCAAATACAACTTCTCCCAACCGTTCTTCGCCATGTGGGATAGAATTCTGGGGACACACATGCCTTATTCGCttgagaaaagagaagaaggggGCTTCGAGTTGCAGCCTGCTAAAGAGTGCAAGAACGATTGA